The following are encoded together in the Salmonella enterica subsp. enterica serovar Choleraesuis genome:
- a CDS encoding acetolactate synthase, with amino-acid sequence MDKSKQPQQWAHGADLVAAQLKAQGVKHVFGIPGAKIDKLFDSLLDTDIQLIPVRHEANAAFMAGAVGRITGKAGVAMVTSGPGASNLITGMATANSEGDPVVALGGQVKLADRAKLVHQSMDTVAMFAPVTKYSVEVSSPNALAEVVSNAFRTAEQGRPGSAFISLPQDILDGPANGRVLPASGTPVMGAAPDVAVDHVAKLIASAKNPVILLGLMASRPENSYALHQLLEKSRIPATSTYQAAGAVNQQHFDRFAGRVGLFNNQAGDRLLNQADLIICIGYSPVEYEPSMWNIGDGTLVHIDVLPAYEESHYTPDIELVGDIAATLDKLAARITTPLILSAQTSEILIDRQQQRELLARRGSELNQFAIHPLRIVRAMQDIINDDVTLTVDMGSFHIWIARYLYSFRARQIMISNGQQTMGVALPWAIGAWLMNPSRKVVSVSGDGGFLQSSMELETAVRLKANILHIIWVDNCYNMVAIQENKKYNRLAAVNFGPVDFKAYAESFGAAGFSVDSAAALEPTLRKAMDVDGPAVVAIPVDYSDNPLLMGQLNLKQIL; translated from the coding sequence ATGGATAAAAGCAAACAACCGCAGCAGTGGGCACACGGCGCGGATCTGGTCGCCGCACAACTTAAAGCTCAGGGGGTGAAACACGTTTTCGGTATCCCTGGCGCCAAAATCGATAAATTGTTCGATTCTCTGCTGGATACCGATATCCAGCTTATCCCGGTTCGCCACGAAGCCAACGCCGCCTTTATGGCCGGTGCGGTAGGCCGCATCACCGGTAAAGCCGGTGTGGCAATGGTGACTTCCGGCCCGGGAGCTTCCAACCTGATAACCGGTATGGCAACCGCAAACAGCGAAGGCGATCCGGTGGTTGCTCTGGGTGGTCAGGTTAAGCTGGCCGACCGCGCCAAACTGGTACACCAGAGCATGGATACCGTTGCCATGTTCGCACCGGTAACCAAATATTCCGTAGAAGTGAGTTCACCTAACGCACTGGCTGAAGTGGTTTCTAACGCCTTCCGTACCGCCGAGCAAGGCCGTCCGGGCAGCGCCTTTATCAGCCTGCCGCAAGATATTCTGGATGGCCCGGCAAATGGCCGCGTGCTGCCTGCCAGCGGTACTCCGGTGATGGGTGCAGCACCTGATGTCGCCGTTGACCATGTCGCTAAACTTATCGCCAGCGCCAAAAATCCGGTTATCCTGCTGGGCCTGATGGCCAGCCGCCCGGAAAACAGCTATGCCCTGCACCAGCTGCTGGAAAAGAGCCGTATCCCAGCCACCAGCACCTATCAGGCTGCCGGTGCCGTTAACCAGCAACACTTCGACCGCTTTGCCGGACGCGTAGGTCTGTTTAACAACCAGGCCGGTGACCGCCTGCTGAACCAGGCAGACCTGATTATCTGTATCGGCTACAGCCCGGTTGAATATGAACCATCCATGTGGAATATCGGTGACGGTACCCTGGTTCATATCGACGTGCTGCCGGCTTACGAAGAAAGCCACTACACCCCGGATATCGAGCTGGTTGGTGATATCGCCGCAACGCTGGACAAACTGGCGGCGCGCATTACTACTCCGCTTATTCTTTCCGCTCAGACTAGCGAAATCCTTATCGATCGCCAGCAACAGCGCGAGCTTCTGGCCCGCCGCGGTTCCGAGCTGAACCAGTTCGCTATCCACCCGCTGCGTATCGTGCGCGCCATGCAGGACATCATCAACGATGACGTCACCCTGACCGTGGATATGGGGAGCTTCCACATCTGGATCGCCCGTTACCTGTACAGCTTCCGTGCGCGTCAGATAATGATCTCCAACGGCCAGCAGACCATGGGCGTGGCGCTGCCGTGGGCTATCGGCGCATGGCTGATGAACCCATCCCGCAAAGTGGTATCGGTGTCTGGTGACGGCGGCTTCCTGCAATCCAGTATGGAACTGGAAACGGCGGTACGCCTGAAAGCTAACATCCTGCATATCATCTGGGTAGATAACTGCTACAACATGGTGGCGATTCAGGAAAACAAAAAATACAACCGTCTGGCGGCTGTTAACTTTGGACCTGTGGATTTCAAAGCTTATGCGGAATCCTTCGGTGCCGCGGGTTTCAGCGTGGACAGCGCTGCGGCTCTGGAGCCAACCCTGCGTAAAGCGATGGATGTAGACGGCCCGGCCGTGGTCGCTATCCCGGTTGATTACAGCGATAACCCGCTGCTGATGGGACAGCTGAACCTGAAACAGATTCTGTAA
- the cynX gene encoding cyanate transporter, with protein MNTSPRSGLMLLVLVLIGLNMRPLLTSIGPLLPQLRAASGMSFATASLLTALPMVAMGVLALAGGWINRSIKERHSVALSLMMIITGALLRELAPQSVVLLSSALAGGIGIGIIQVVMPSVIKRQFQRRMPQVMGLWSAALMGGGGLGAALTPWIAQHSAQWHQALAWWALPAVIALICWWPQSRTTEDTSVNTALPGGRVAFHPRAWILGLYFGVINGGYGSLIAWLPPYFIQLGKSAQFSGSVLALMTVGQTVGALVLPLLARHQDRRKLLLFALMLQMTGFLGFIFYPLHMPVLWAVVGGFGLGGAFPLCLVLALDHARHPVISGKLVAFMQGIGFIVAGLSPYLSGILRSLSGNFVVDWAFHAFCVAGLMLLTLRFVPARYPQEWAIEEK; from the coding sequence ATGAATACATCGCCTCGTTCGGGTTTGATGCTACTGGTTCTGGTGCTTATTGGTCTCAATATGCGCCCGCTTCTCACCTCTATTGGGCCGCTTCTGCCTCAATTACGCGCCGCCAGTGGGATGTCGTTTGCTACTGCCTCTTTGCTCACGGCGCTGCCGATGGTCGCCATGGGCGTGCTGGCGCTGGCCGGTGGCTGGATAAACCGGAGTATCAAGGAGCGCCATAGCGTGGCGCTCAGCCTGATGATGATTATCACCGGCGCATTGCTGCGTGAGCTGGCCCCGCAAAGCGTGGTGTTGCTCAGTAGCGCTCTGGCCGGTGGTATTGGCATTGGTATCATTCAGGTGGTGATGCCATCGGTGATTAAACGCCAGTTTCAGCGCCGGATGCCGCAGGTGATGGGGCTATGGTCAGCCGCATTGATGGGCGGCGGCGGGCTGGGCGCGGCGCTGACGCCATGGATAGCACAACACAGCGCGCAGTGGCACCAGGCGCTGGCGTGGTGGGCGCTACCGGCCGTTATTGCGCTGATTTGCTGGTGGCCCCAGAGCAGAACGACAGAGGATACGAGCGTAAATACTGCCTTGCCGGGCGGGCGCGTGGCGTTTCATCCTCGCGCCTGGATTCTGGGCCTCTACTTTGGTGTTATCAATGGCGGTTACGGCAGTTTAATCGCCTGGCTGCCGCCGTACTTTATCCAGCTGGGGAAGAGCGCGCAGTTTAGCGGTTCAGTGCTGGCGCTGATGACGGTAGGGCAAACCGTGGGTGCGCTGGTGTTGCCGCTGCTGGCGCGCCATCAGGATCGCCGAAAGTTGCTGCTTTTCGCCCTTATGTTGCAGATGACAGGCTTTTTAGGCTTCATCTTTTACCCTCTGCACATGCCCGTTCTGTGGGCTGTGGTTGGCGGTTTTGGCCTGGGCGGTGCGTTTCCGCTTTGTCTGGTGCTGGCGCTCGATCATGCCCGTCACCCGGTTATTTCCGGCAAGCTGGTGGCGTTTATGCAAGGCATTGGATTTATTGTCGCCGGGCTATCGCCCTATCTTTCCGGTATTTTGCGCAGCCTGAGCGGCAACTTTGTCGTCGACTGGGCTTTCCATGCATTCTGCGTGGCGGGATTGATGCTGCTCACTCTGCGCTTTGTGCCAGCGCGGTATCCCCAGGAGTGGGCGATAGAAGAAAAATAG
- a CDS encoding tRNA-specific adenosine deaminase, whose amino-acid sequence MSVHDKYLQQALALAERNVGQGGRPFGAVVVRNGEVVAEAVNTMHLDGDPTGHAELNAIRDISAREGSAALGECVVYASGQPCPMCLSAMYLTGVQAVWFANSNEDGEKFRLSTAGIYQQLQLPVACQSLPIHHLAQRNGLALYQHWFDKQS is encoded by the coding sequence ATGTCGGTACATGACAAGTATCTGCAACAGGCGTTAGCGCTTGCCGAACGAAACGTCGGGCAGGGAGGCCGCCCTTTTGGCGCGGTCGTTGTGCGTAATGGCGAAGTGGTTGCCGAAGCGGTTAATACGATGCATCTGGATGGTGATCCTACCGGGCATGCCGAGCTGAATGCGATTCGGGATATCTCGGCCCGTGAGGGAAGTGCTGCGCTAGGTGAGTGCGTGGTCTATGCCAGCGGCCAGCCGTGCCCGATGTGCCTGAGCGCGATGTATCTTACCGGCGTGCAAGCAGTCTGGTTTGCTAATAGTAACGAAGATGGTGAGAAGTTCAGGCTGTCGACCGCCGGTATTTATCAGCAGCTGCAATTACCCGTAGCCTGCCAAAGCTTACCTATTCATCATCTGGCTCAGCGTAATGGTTTGGCGCTCTATCAGCATTGGTTCGATAAACAGTCATGA
- the cynS gene encoding cyanate hydratase, with product MIQSQINRDIRLTLADQILLIKAKKDLTFAELTEGTGLSEAFVTAALLGQHALPADAARRVGEKLSLDEDAVLLLQTIPLRGSIENGIPTDPTIYRFYEMLQVYGTTLKALVHEKFGDGIISAINFKLDVQKVADPEGGERAVITLDGKYLPTKPF from the coding sequence ATGATTCAGTCTCAAATTAACCGTGATATTCGCCTGACCCTGGCAGACCAGATCCTGCTGATTAAAGCCAAAAAAGATCTTACTTTTGCCGAACTGACAGAGGGAACGGGGCTGTCAGAAGCATTTGTCACCGCCGCGCTGCTCGGCCAGCATGCGCTTCCGGCAGACGCCGCGCGCCGGGTGGGCGAAAAACTCTCACTGGATGAGGACGCGGTGCTGCTGCTGCAAACTATTCCGCTACGTGGAAGCATCGAAAACGGGATCCCGACCGACCCGACCATCTACCGTTTTTATGAAATGCTTCAGGTCTACGGCACCACGCTTAAGGCGTTGGTCCATGAAAAATTTGGCGACGGCATCATCAGCGCCATTAACTTTAAGCTCGATGTGCAGAAAGTCGCTGATCCGGAAGGGGGCGAGCGTGCGGTAATTACTCTTGATGGTAAGTACCTGCCGACCAAACCTTTTTAA
- the cynT gene encoding carbonic anhydrase 1: MKEIIDGFLKFQRSVFPERAELYRHLANQQSPRALFISCSDSRLVPELVTQREPGDLFVIRNAGNIVPSYGPEPGGVTASVEYAVSALRVSDIVICGHSDCGAMTAIAGCHCLDSMPAVSHWLRYADSARVVNESRTHASLHDKTAAMVRENVLAQLANIQTHPSVRLALEEGRITLHGWVYDIESGDIAACDGVSGQFVSLAENPEVCAMPHRQPNLQS, from the coding sequence GTGAAAGAGATTATTGATGGCTTTCTGAAATTTCAGCGCAGCGTCTTTCCGGAGCGGGCTGAGCTTTACCGGCATCTGGCCAATCAGCAAAGCCCCCGGGCACTGTTTATCTCCTGCTCCGATAGCCGCCTGGTGCCGGAGCTGGTCACTCAACGTGAACCCGGCGACCTGTTTGTTATCCGCAATGCCGGCAACATCGTACCGTCGTATGGCCCTGAACCGGGTGGCGTCACCGCTTCTGTGGAGTATGCCGTTTCAGCATTGCGAGTGAGCGACATTGTGATTTGCGGCCACTCAGATTGCGGTGCGATGACCGCTATTGCCGGGTGCCACTGCCTGGACTCTATGCCAGCCGTCAGCCACTGGCTGCGCTACGCCGACTCCGCCAGGGTGGTCAACGAATCGCGTACCCACGCCTCGCTGCACGACAAAACCGCCGCCATGGTGCGTGAAAACGTGTTAGCTCAGTTGGCAAATATTCAGACCCACCCCTCTGTCCGCCTGGCGCTGGAAGAAGGGCGCATCACGCTGCACGGCTGGGTCTATGACATTGAAAGCGGCGATATTGCCGCCTGTGACGGCGTCAGCGGGCAATTTGTTTCGCTAGCCGAGAATCCTGAAGTCTGCGCGATGCCGCATCGCCAGCCCAATTTACAATCCTGA
- a CDS encoding transcriptional regulator CynR, whose translation MLLRHIHYFLAVAEHRGFTRAAAALHVSQPALSQQIRQLEETLGAQLFDRSGRTIRLTDAGEAWAVYARNSLRALEEGKRAIHDVEDLSRGALRIAVTPTFNAWFVGPLMAQFYARYPNITVQLQEMSQDKIEELLLNDELDVGIAFDEVHSADIEAQPLLVESLALVVGKQHPLAQQPGIALAQLNQEKLILLSPEFATREQIDRFFRQKALQPQVLMEANSISAVLELVSRTTLATLLPAPIAAQRDDLQMVALDPPLLERTAVLLLRQGAWRTAATRALTELALAEAQSWDVRQ comes from the coding sequence ATGCTGTTACGACACATTCACTATTTTCTGGCGGTGGCTGAGCACCGTGGATTTACCCGCGCTGCGGCGGCGCTACACGTTTCACAGCCCGCGCTTTCCCAGCAAATTCGCCAGCTGGAAGAGACGCTTGGCGCGCAGCTTTTCGACCGCAGCGGGCGCACCATTCGCCTTACGGATGCCGGTGAGGCCTGGGCGGTCTATGCGCGGAACTCGCTACGGGCGCTCGAGGAGGGAAAGCGGGCAATCCATGATGTGGAAGATCTCAGCCGCGGCGCGCTGCGAATCGCCGTTACGCCAACCTTTAATGCCTGGTTTGTCGGCCCGCTGATGGCGCAATTTTATGCCCGCTATCCCAATATAACGGTGCAATTGCAGGAGATGTCGCAGGATAAAATCGAAGAGCTGCTGCTTAACGATGAGCTGGATGTGGGTATCGCCTTTGATGAAGTTCACTCGGCCGATATTGAAGCACAGCCGCTGTTAGTCGAGTCTCTGGCGCTGGTCGTAGGGAAGCAACACCCTCTGGCACAGCAGCCAGGTATTGCGCTAGCGCAGCTCAATCAGGAGAAGCTGATTCTTCTTAGTCCTGAGTTTGCCACCCGCGAGCAGATCGACCGGTTCTTCCGCCAAAAAGCGTTACAGCCTCAGGTTTTGATGGAGGCGAACTCCATCAGCGCGGTGCTGGAGCTGGTCAGCCGCACTACGCTTGCCACATTGCTTCCGGCCCCGATTGCCGCACAGCGCGACGACTTGCAGATGGTCGCCCTCGATCCGCCGCTGCTGGAGCGCACGGCAGTATTGCTGCTGCGCCAGGGCGCATGGCGCACCGCCGCAACCCGGGCGCTAACAGAGCTTGCGCTGGCGGAAGCACAGTCCTGGGATGTGCGCCAGTGA
- a CDS encoding bifunctional glutathionylspermidine amidase/glutathionylspermidine synthase → MRSDSSQYHAPFGTLLGHAPGGVAIYSSDYDSADPALFPDDSAFRSYLDSEYMGYKWQCVEFARRFLYLNYGMVFTDVRMAYEIFSLRYLRQVVNDNILPLQAFANGSARAPVAGALLIWQQGGEFEETGHVAVITQVLGDKVRVAEQNVIHQPLPAGQQWTRELALHGRDGKYTIQDTFDDTEILGWMIQTADDKDSLPAPEVPPELLAIHSTRVTRSGQFNGPWLNGQDPVEHAYIEACDGHTFNEDPYRYFSISHSAEQELIRATNEMHLMYLHATDKVMKDDNLLALFDIPEALWPRLRLSWQRRRHHMITGRIDFCMDERGLKVYEYNADSASCHTETGLVLGKWAPQAGDIPGEDPGERLLNALASTWKHSDASPFVHILQDNDPEESYHALFMQRALKRAGFQSKILHGLDELSWDASGQLVDGDQRPVTCVWKTWAWETALDQLRDESEEQHAAVPIRTGHPHNCVRLIDVLLRPEVMVFEPLWTVIPSNKAILPVLWSLFPHHRYLLDADFALNDELVQTGYAVKPIAGRCGNNIGLVDHQEQVLDETAGKFSGQKNIYQQLWCLPQVDGRYVQLCAFTTGGHYGGVCARTETSLVIKKESDIDPLRVIDDDDFVK, encoded by the coding sequence ATGCGTTCTGATTCCAGTCAGTATCATGCCCCCTTTGGTACGTTGTTAGGCCATGCGCCGGGCGGCGTGGCGATTTACTCCTCCGACTATGACTCCGCCGATCCGGCACTTTTCCCCGATGACAGCGCATTCCGCAGCTATCTCGACAGCGAATATATGGGCTACAAATGGCAGTGCGTGGAGTTTGCCCGCCGCTTCTTGTATCTCAACTACGGAATGGTGTTTACCGATGTGCGCATGGCCTACGAGATTTTCTCGCTGCGCTATCTGCGCCAGGTGGTGAATGACAATATTCTGCCGCTCCAGGCTTTTGCCAACGGCAGCGCGCGTGCGCCTGTCGCCGGTGCGCTGCTTATCTGGCAGCAGGGCGGGGAGTTTGAAGAGACCGGCCACGTAGCGGTAATCACTCAGGTACTGGGCGATAAAGTCCGGGTTGCCGAACAGAACGTTATTCATCAGCCGCTACCGGCCGGACAGCAGTGGACGCGTGAGCTGGCTCTGCATGGGCGCGATGGCAAATACACCATTCAGGACACCTTCGACGACACTGAAATTCTGGGCTGGATGATCCAGACGGCTGACGATAAAGACAGCCTTCCTGCGCCTGAAGTACCGCCTGAGCTGCTGGCTATTCACAGCACCCGGGTTACCCGCAGCGGGCAGTTTAACGGCCCATGGCTGAACGGCCAGGATCCGGTGGAACACGCCTATATTGAAGCCTGTGACGGCCATACCTTTAACGAAGATCCTTACCGCTACTTCTCCATCTCCCACAGTGCCGAGCAGGAGCTGATTCGCGCCACTAATGAGATGCACCTGATGTATCTGCACGCCACCGATAAGGTGATGAAAGATGACAATCTGCTGGCGCTGTTTGATATTCCAGAAGCATTGTGGCCGCGCCTGCGGCTCTCCTGGCAGCGCCGTCGCCATCATATGATTACCGGGCGTATCGATTTCTGCATGGATGAGCGCGGGCTGAAGGTTTACGAATACAACGCCGATTCGGCCTCCTGCCATACCGAAACCGGGCTGGTGCTGGGCAAATGGGCGCCACAGGCGGGTGATATTCCGGGCGAAGATCCCGGTGAGCGCCTGCTTAACGCACTGGCAAGCACCTGGAAACACAGCGATGCCAGCCCGTTTGTACACATTCTTCAGGATAACGATCCGGAAGAGAGCTACCACGCGCTGTTTATGCAGCGGGCGCTAAAACGCGCCGGTTTCCAGAGCAAAATTTTGCACGGGCTGGATGAGCTGAGCTGGGATGCTTCCGGGCAACTGGTGGATGGCGACCAGCGTCCGGTCACCTGTGTGTGGAAAACCTGGGCGTGGGAAACGGCGCTCGATCAGCTGCGCGATGAAAGCGAAGAGCAGCACGCGGCGGTACCAATTCGCACCGGCCATCCGCATAACTGTGTGCGTCTTATCGACGTATTGCTGCGCCCGGAAGTGATGGTATTTGAGCCGCTGTGGACGGTTATTCCGAGCAACAAAGCGATTTTGCCGGTGCTGTGGTCGCTGTTCCCGCACCACCGTTATCTGCTGGATGCCGACTTTGCCCTCAACGATGAATTGGTGCAAACCGGCTATGCGGTTAAGCCGATTGCCGGGCGCTGCGGCAATAACATCGGCCTGGTTGACCATCAGGAGCAGGTGCTGGATGAAACCGCCGGTAAGTTCTCCGGGCAGAAAAATATCTACCAGCAGCTTTGGTGCCTGCCGCAGGTCGACGGGCGTTACGTCCAGCTCTGTGCTTTCACCACCGGTGGCCACTACGGCGGCGTTTGCGCCCGTACTGAGACTTCGCTGGTGATTAAGAAAGAGAGCGATATCGACCCGCTACGGGTCATTGATGACGATGATTTTGTTAAATAA
- the glgS gene encoding surface composition regulator — MNQQDVNALKNFDFLASSFAHMSERGQAVDLKAVTGNMSAEQKAWFQQRYEFYLKHPEEV, encoded by the coding sequence ATGAATCAACAAGACGTTAATGCCTTAAAAAATTTCGATTTTTTGGCTAGCAGCTTCGCGCATATGAGTGAGCGCGGGCAGGCGGTGGATTTAAAGGCGGTAACCGGCAATATGAGCGCCGAGCAAAAAGCCTGGTTTCAGCAGCGTTATGAGTTTTATCTAAAGCATCCTGAAGAGGTTTAA
- a CDS encoding chaperone-modulator protein CbpM encodes MMSKVTVTFTITEFCLYSGIQEDELMEIVGLGVIEPHDREQQPWQFDDLALSVAHRAQRLRRELALDWPGIAVTLSLLEENERLNRENRVLQQQLARFIKR; translated from the coding sequence ATGATGTCGAAAGTAACGGTTACCTTCACCATCACCGAGTTTTGTTTATATAGCGGGATTCAGGAAGATGAACTGATGGAAATAGTCGGGCTCGGCGTTATCGAGCCGCATGACCGGGAACAGCAGCCGTGGCAATTCGATGACCTGGCGCTGTCGGTAGCCCACCGCGCGCAGCGCCTGCGCCGGGAGCTGGCGCTGGACTGGCCCGGTATTGCTGTCACCCTCTCTTTGCTGGAAGAGAATGAGCGCCTGAACCGCGAGAACCGGGTGTTGCAGCAGCAGCTGGCGCGTTTTATTAAGCGTTAA
- the cbpA gene encoding curved DNA-binding protein, with translation MELKDYYTILGVKPTDDSRTIKTAYRRLARKYHPDVSKEPDAEERFKEIAEAWEVLSDDKRRAEYNEMWEHRNDPHFGQQPFQGQQGSYNPQDFEDIFSSMFGQRGHHQAHQRHAERGHDVEIEVAIFLEETLETQTKTISYKLPVYNVFGMVEQEIPKTLNVKIPAGVGDGQRIRVKGQGTPGEGGGPNGDLWLIIRIAPHPLFDIVGQNLEVVVPLAPWEAALGAKVEVPTLKDSILVTIPPGSQAGQRLRLKGKGLVSKNSSGDLFAVLKIVMPPKPDEKTTALWQQLADAQEGFDARKEWRKA, from the coding sequence ATGGAATTAAAGGATTACTACACCATTCTCGGGGTAAAACCGACGGATGATAGCCGAACCATTAAGACCGCCTACCGTCGTCTCGCCCGTAAATATCACCCCGATGTCAGTAAAGAACCGGATGCTGAAGAGCGCTTTAAAGAGATTGCCGAAGCATGGGAAGTGCTGAGCGACGATAAGCGCCGCGCTGAATACAACGAAATGTGGGAACACCGTAACGATCCCCACTTTGGTCAACAGCCATTCCAGGGGCAGCAGGGGAGCTATAACCCGCAAGATTTTGAAGATATTTTCTCTTCGATGTTTGGCCAGCGCGGCCATCATCAGGCACACCAGCGCCACGCCGAACGCGGGCATGATGTGGAGATCGAAGTCGCTATTTTCCTCGAAGAAACCCTGGAAACCCAGACTAAAACCATCAGCTATAAGCTGCCGGTTTATAACGTGTTTGGCATGGTTGAGCAGGAAATACCGAAAACCCTTAACGTTAAAATTCCCGCCGGTGTGGGCGATGGCCAGCGTATCCGGGTCAAAGGCCAGGGAACGCCGGGCGAAGGCGGTGGCCCGAATGGTGACTTGTGGCTGATTATTCGTATCGCGCCGCATCCGCTGTTCGATATTGTTGGCCAGAACCTGGAGGTGGTAGTGCCGCTGGCACCGTGGGAAGCCGCGCTGGGGGCTAAAGTGGAAGTGCCGACCCTTAAAGACAGCATTCTGGTGACTATTCCGCCGGGCAGCCAGGCCGGGCAGCGGCTGCGCCTGAAAGGTAAAGGGCTGGTGAGTAAAAACAGTTCCGGCGACCTGTTCGCGGTGCTGAAAATTGTGATGCCGCCGAAGCCGGACGAGAAAACAACCGCGCTGTGGCAGCAGCTGGCAGACGCTCAGGAAGGGTTTGATGCCCGTAAAGAGTGGAGGAAAGCATGA
- a CDS encoding membrane protein — protein MGSTKKGMLSVLAAATLWGSSGVCAQYIMQQSHMSSTFLTMIRLLFAGVILLILSFTHGDKIFAPFKNRRDALSLIIFSLVGSLTVQLTFMLTIEKSNAATATVLQFLSPTIIVAWFALAGKKRPGPFVLTAILTSLFGTFLLVTHGSPTSLSVSPAALIWGIASAFAAAFYTTYPSGLIARFGTLPIVGWSMTIAGAALVPFYAGHQPDMVVNSSLILAFFYLVIVGTALTFSLYLTGAQMIGGPKASILSCAEPLSSALLSLLLLGISFTLPDWLGTLLILSSVVLISLDSRRRTRIPD, from the coding sequence ATGGGCTCGACCAAAAAAGGGATGTTAAGCGTCCTGGCCGCCGCCACCCTGTGGGGCAGCTCCGGCGTCTGCGCGCAGTACATCATGCAACAAAGCCATATGTCCTCCACCTTTCTGACCATGATTCGTCTGCTTTTTGCCGGTGTGATTTTACTCATACTTTCATTTACTCATGGCGATAAGATCTTCGCACCGTTTAAAAACCGGCGGGATGCCCTGAGCCTGATAATATTTTCCCTGGTGGGTTCGCTCACGGTGCAGCTGACTTTTATGCTCACCATCGAAAAATCCAACGCCGCTACCGCCACCGTGCTGCAATTTCTGTCGCCGACGATTATCGTGGCCTGGTTTGCGCTGGCCGGGAAAAAACGCCCGGGGCCGTTTGTGCTTACGGCAATACTCACATCGCTTTTCGGAACGTTTTTACTGGTGACTCACGGCAGCCCAACGTCGCTGTCTGTCTCTCCGGCGGCGCTGATATGGGGTATCGCCTCGGCGTTTGCGGCGGCGTTTTACACCACTTATCCCTCAGGGCTTATCGCCCGCTTTGGCACACTGCCCATTGTCGGCTGGAGTATGACCATTGCCGGTGCGGCACTGGTGCCATTTTACGCAGGCCACCAGCCGGATATGGTGGTGAATAGCAGCCTTATTCTGGCGTTCTTTTACCTGGTCATTGTGGGGACGGCGCTGACCTTCAGCCTGTATCTGACGGGCGCCCAAATGATAGGTGGCCCGAAGGCCAGTATTCTGAGTTGCGCGGAGCCATTGAGCAGCGCCCTGCTTTCGCTATTACTGCTGGGTATCAGCTTTACGCTACCAGACTGGCTGGGGACGCTGCTTATCCTCTCTTCGGTAGTCCTTATCTCTCTGGACTCCCGCCGCCGCACCCGCATCCCCGACTGA
- a CDS encoding permease produces the protein MGLTSGPVLAVLAFILWGITPLYYQLLTDASTFELLAQRLFWSVPLLLLLRSVWPQRTPWREVIRDKRSLFLCLLSGIIMCISWVTFIYALTHHLVLDASLGYFTNPLFSIALGVIFLHDKLSRFQWVAVLLAVVGLGYQIVLLGDIPVMALAMGSSFAFYGLVRKFIRFGIITALTLETLWMLPLAIGITIWQHYHGGSVVTNPHTLLLYALTAPVTLAPLVLFAAAIKRTSLTVIGLAQYVEPSLQFLLAVLVFSEPLNIPKMVSFSLIWLGLAFCVFELFRQHWRYRHLAATRAQDKKI, from the coding sequence ATGGGACTGACAAGCGGGCCGGTTCTGGCCGTTCTGGCATTTATTCTCTGGGGGATAACTCCGCTCTATTATCAATTATTAACCGACGCCAGCACCTTTGAGCTATTGGCCCAGCGGCTGTTTTGGTCGGTGCCGCTGTTGCTTTTGCTGCGTAGCGTGTGGCCGCAGCGTACGCCGTGGCGTGAAGTGATCCGCGATAAACGCTCGCTATTTTTGTGCCTGCTTAGCGGCATTATCATGTGCATCTCCTGGGTCACTTTTATTTATGCGTTAACCCACCATCTGGTGCTGGACGCCAGCCTTGGCTACTTCACTAATCCTCTGTTCTCGATTGCTCTGGGGGTTATTTTCCTGCACGACAAGCTCAGCCGCTTCCAGTGGGTCGCGGTGCTGCTGGCGGTGGTGGGGCTTGGCTATCAGATAGTGCTATTGGGCGATATTCCGGTGATGGCGCTGGCGATGGGCAGCTCGTTCGCGTTTTACGGCCTGGTGCGTAAGTTTATCCGCTTTGGGATTATTACCGCCCTGACGCTGGAAACGCTGTGGATGTTGCCTCTGGCCATTGGCATCACTATCTGGCAGCACTATCACGGCGGCAGCGTGGTGACCAATCCCCATACGCTGTTGCTATATGCGCTGACCGCGCCGGTGACGCTGGCGCCGCTGGTGCTGTTTGCCGCCGCTATTAAACGCACTTCGCTAACTGTGATTGGTCTGGCGCAGTATGTGGAGCCGTCGTTGCAGTTTCTGCTGGCGGTGCTGGTGTTCAGCGAGCCGCTCAATATTCCTAAGATGGTGAGCTTCTCGCTTATCTGGCTGGGGCTGGCGTTCTGTGTCTTTGAGCTGTTCCGTCAGCACTGGCGTTACCGGCATCTGGCGGCGACCCGGGCGCAGGATAAAAAAATATAA